Proteins encoded together in one Marinithermus hydrothermalis DSM 14884 window:
- a CDS encoding diguanylate cyclase, whose amino-acid sequence MKPRRLLVGLILSGYLIGFLALSREPWIATGLLGLGGALLWAVYRPYPRAWGTVALLGGLALLVLYLTPPPPPVLAGIGLLACTLGALSLALPLQAETSLERCWTRLVQEAELKGFPIALAIFHTPRSLRAREERLLRRHLRRRDLLLPLQAGFAVLLWKADTYGSAVVAEKLRHLIAEHLGIPAWAGIAVYPDHGHSLDALWTQAETALNAARKHPTPTVQLVLPPSIHEVLHALQPDWLELQRAAETEHAPLALLYLPTQRAPQPLEVQLARKELRPKDRVAATAEGFLILLWKADAHGARVVAQTLQNALGPTLPLAAPPRYAVFPQDGTSLPSLWQNAHSA is encoded by the coding sequence ATGAAACCACGGCGTCTGCTCGTCGGCCTTATCTTGAGCGGTTACCTGATCGGCTTTCTGGCTTTATCCCGTGAACCGTGGATCGCAACCGGGCTTTTGGGGCTGGGGGGCGCGTTGCTCTGGGCTGTCTACCGCCCGTATCCCCGGGCTTGGGGAACCGTCGCCCTCCTCGGTGGCCTTGCCCTCCTCGTACTGTACCTCACACCGCCCCCCCCACCCGTCCTGGCCGGAATCGGCCTCCTCGCATGCACGCTGGGGGCCTTGAGCCTCGCCCTACCCCTCCAGGCGGAGACCTCCCTGGAGCGCTGCTGGACGCGTCTGGTACAGGAAGCTGAGCTTAAAGGCTTCCCGATCGCCCTCGCGATCTTCCACACCCCCCGGTCCTTGCGCGCCCGGGAGGAGAGGCTGCTGCGCCGCCACCTCCGTCGTCGCGACCTCCTCCTCCCCCTCCAGGCCGGGTTCGCCGTCCTCCTGTGGAAAGCGGACACCTACGGCTCCGCGGTCGTCGCCGAAAAGCTCCGACACCTGATCGCGGAGCACCTTGGGATACCCGCCTGGGCCGGCATCGCGGTCTACCCCGACCACGGCCACAGCCTGGACGCGCTCTGGACTCAGGCGGAAACCGCCCTGAACGCCGCCCGGAAGCACCCCACCCCCACCGTGCAGCTCGTCCTGCCCCCCAGCATCCACGAGGTCCTCCACGCCCTCCAACCCGACTGGCTCGAGCTGCAGCGTGCCGCCGAGACCGAACACGCTCCTCTCGCGCTCCTTTACCTCCCCACCCAGCGCGCCCCGCAGCCCCTCGAGGTTCAGCTCGCCAGGAAAGAGCTCCGCCCCAAGGACCGGGTCGCCGCCACGGCCGAAGGCTTCCTCATCCTCCTCTGGAAGGCCGATGCGCACGGTGCGCGCGTCGTCGCGCAAACCCTCCAAAACGCCCTCGGACCCACCCTGCCCCTCGCGGCCCCGCCGCGCTACGCGGTCTTCCCGCAAGACGGCACCTCCCTCCCCAGCCTCTGGCAAAACGCTCACTCCGCGTAG
- a CDS encoding glycerate kinase type-2 family protein, which yields MRQHLTQSLHTALEATHPYRLTQAHLPPSAHGRTALLAVGKAALPMLAAAEDHYGPTLTGFGVTRDGHGGPTRYLPLYEAGHPTPDARSLNAANKALELAGRLSPSDHLILLVSGGGSALLAAPWGVSLEEKQALTQALLASGATIQEINAVRKHLSRIKGGRLAQATPAHVTALLLSDVPGDDPSVIASGPTVPDPSTFQEALAVLDRYGLDFPSARRHLERGARGALEETPKPGDPLFERVENRLIGTNQDFLEAARTYWEGVGYRTLILSDRFQGEARELARFHAALVQSIRAHHTPVPPPVVLLSGGEASVTVRGSGRGGRNQEFLLWLAHFLDEAGVWGIAADTDGLDGNTEAAGALLTPHTLARARAAGLSVRDHLERNDAHGFFAALGDLVVTGPTQNNLNDYRALVVV from the coding sequence ATGCGCCAACACCTCACGCAGTCCCTCCACACCGCTCTCGAGGCCACCCACCCCTACCGCCTCACCCAGGCCCACCTTCCCCCGTCCGCCCACGGCCGCACCGCTCTCCTTGCGGTCGGGAAGGCTGCGCTCCCTATGCTCGCCGCGGCGGAAGATCACTACGGCCCCACCCTTACCGGTTTCGGCGTGACCCGCGACGGGCACGGTGGCCCCACGCGCTACCTTCCCCTCTACGAAGCGGGGCACCCCACCCCCGACGCGCGCAGCCTCAACGCCGCCAACAAAGCCCTCGAGCTCGCCGGACGCCTCTCCCCTAGCGATCACCTCATTCTCCTCGTCTCCGGCGGGGGCAGCGCCCTCCTCGCCGCACCTTGGGGCGTTAGCCTCGAGGAAAAACAAGCCCTGACCCAGGCCCTCCTCGCCTCGGGCGCCACCATCCAAGAGATCAACGCGGTACGCAAGCACCTCTCCCGCATCAAAGGCGGCCGCTTGGCCCAGGCTACCCCGGCCCACGTCACCGCCCTGCTCCTCTCCGATGTGCCCGGGGACGACCCCAGCGTGATCGCCTCGGGCCCCACCGTCCCCGACCCCAGCACCTTCCAAGAAGCCCTCGCGGTCCTCGACCGTTACGGGCTCGACTTCCCCAGCGCGCGCCGGCACCTCGAGCGCGGGGCGCGGGGAGCGCTCGAGGAGACCCCCAAGCCCGGGGATCCGCTCTTCGAACGGGTCGAAAACCGGCTCATCGGCACCAATCAAGACTTCCTCGAGGCAGCCCGGACCTACTGGGAAGGTGTGGGGTACCGCACCCTGATCCTCTCCGACCGCTTCCAGGGGGAGGCGCGGGAGCTCGCCCGGTTCCACGCCGCGCTCGTCCAGTCCATTCGCGCCCACCACACCCCCGTCCCCCCGCCCGTTGTCCTGCTCTCGGGCGGGGAGGCCTCCGTCACGGTGCGCGGGAGCGGCCGGGGCGGCCGCAACCAGGAATTCCTGTTGTGGCTGGCCCATTTCCTGGACGAGGCGGGGGTGTGGGGGATCGCGGCGGACACCGACGGCCTGGACGGGAACACCGAGGCCGCAGGGGCCCTCCTCACCCCCCATACCCTCGCCCGGGCTCGCGCCGCAGGGCTTTCGGTACGGGATCACCTCGAGCGTAACGACGCCCACGGGTTCTTTGCCGCGCTAGGGGACCTGGTGGTCACCGGTCCCACGCAGAACAACCTGAACGACTACCGCGCACTGGTGGTAGTCTGA
- a CDS encoding LacI family DNA-binding transcriptional regulator — MDKRNVTIYEVAQEAGVSVATVSRVLNSGRVAPETRRRVLEAMDRLGYLPNTLARSLATGTSRAVGVIIPDAAGPLYGRMLRGVGDALEAAGYTYITGTSARDPDREARMLRDLGARKVDAVVLIGSSLDGSALRALGAALPPVVLVEREGGGAGAPAVTVDNEGAAYAATRYLIARGHTRIAHVRGPRRAGQERYAGYRRALREAGLAEGPVVSGDFSELGGYRAMRALLERPGFTAVFLANDRMALGAYKALREAGVRVPEEVSVVGFDDLVFAAYLDPPLTTLRQPAYELGRAAAKAVLACLDGAVPANVVLSCELVPRASVMER; from the coding sequence ATGGACAAGCGCAACGTCACGATCTACGAGGTGGCCCAGGAGGCCGGGGTCTCGGTCGCGACCGTTTCCCGCGTCCTCAACAGCGGCCGGGTCGCCCCCGAGACCCGCCGGCGCGTCCTCGAGGCGATGGACCGGCTCGGGTACCTTCCGAACACCCTAGCCCGCAGCCTGGCCACCGGCACGAGCCGCGCGGTGGGGGTCATCATTCCCGACGCGGCCGGCCCCTTGTATGGGCGCATGCTGCGCGGCGTGGGGGATGCCCTGGAGGCCGCGGGGTACACCTACATCACCGGGACCAGCGCCCGCGATCCCGACCGGGAAGCGCGCATGCTCCGCGACCTCGGTGCCCGCAAGGTGGACGCGGTAGTCCTGATCGGCTCGAGCCTCGACGGCTCTGCCTTACGGGCGCTTGGGGCGGCCTTACCTCCGGTGGTCCTGGTCGAGCGGGAGGGGGGAGGCGCGGGAGCTCCTGCCGTCACCGTGGATAACGAAGGCGCGGCGTACGCCGCCACCCGGTATCTGATCGCACGGGGACACACCCGGATTGCTCACGTGCGGGGGCCGCGCCGCGCGGGGCAGGAACGGTACGCCGGGTACCGGCGCGCCCTGCGCGAGGCGGGACTCGCCGAAGGCCCCGTGGTTTCGGGAGACTTCAGCGAGCTCGGGGGGTACCGGGCGATGCGGGCGCTTTTGGAACGGCCAGGATTCACCGCGGTCTTCCTCGCGAACGACCGCATGGCGCTTGGGGCCTACAAGGCCCTTCGAGAGGCTGGGGTGCGGGTGCCGGAAGAGGTCAGCGTCGTGGGGTTTGACGATCTGGTCTTTGCCGCCTACTTGGACCCGCCCCTCACAACCCTCCGGCAGCCTGCCTACGAGCTGGGGCGCGCGGCAGCGAAGGCGGTACTGGCCTGTCTGGACGGTGCGGTCCCCGCGAACGTGGTGCTGTCGTGCGAGCTTGTGCCTCGCGCGTCAGTAATGGAGCGGTAA
- a CDS encoding ABC transporter substrate-binding protein, translated as MRKGFWALLWLLGGLALAQQEIVFWTTEVQPERMAKQEEIVANFEAETGIKVRLVPVEESDLGPRVTAAFSAGDLPDVILTPLSQVIGWADAGILDTEAATEVIERLGRETFAPGALELAAFRGNTAAVPISGWTQLLLYRKDLFEQHGLEPPTTFDRILKAIEVLHNPPEMFGFVAATDVSNDYMMQVLEHFFLANGVELVDEEGNITLDNEKTREVLEFYKKLVEASPEGNLYWQQSRELYLAGRAAMIVWSPFILDELAGLRDAVPVTAFDDPTSPELAKRTGVIGKIAGPSNPEGAGWASVTYLSITVDADTEAAQRWVEYLLSEGYLDWLSFAPEGFFPVRRGTPDDPTRFVEAWADLPVGVDRKAPLSQFYPPEVIQTIVEGLDQGKRWAFSKGRGELIGKLYGTRVMAELVRRYVDGELSLDETVQQLQQRISFLK; from the coding sequence ATGAGGAAAGGCTTCTGGGCGCTGTTGTGGCTGTTGGGAGGACTGGCGCTAGCCCAGCAGGAGATCGTGTTCTGGACCACCGAGGTCCAGCCTGAGCGCATGGCCAAGCAGGAGGAGATTGTTGCGAACTTCGAGGCCGAGACCGGCATCAAGGTCCGGTTGGTCCCGGTCGAGGAGAGCGACCTTGGTCCCCGCGTGACCGCGGCCTTCTCCGCGGGGGACCTGCCCGACGTGATCCTCACCCCCCTTAGCCAGGTGATCGGCTGGGCGGACGCCGGGATCCTCGATACCGAGGCGGCGACCGAGGTCATCGAGCGGCTGGGGCGTGAGACCTTCGCACCCGGTGCGCTCGAGCTCGCCGCCTTCCGCGGCAACACCGCGGCGGTGCCGATCAGCGGGTGGACGCAGCTGTTGCTTTACCGCAAGGACCTCTTCGAGCAGCACGGCCTTGAGCCGCCCACCACCTTCGACCGCATCCTGAAGGCGATCGAGGTCCTGCACAACCCGCCGGAGATGTTCGGTTTCGTAGCGGCCACGGACGTCTCCAACGACTATATGATGCAGGTCCTCGAGCACTTCTTCCTCGCGAACGGGGTGGAATTGGTGGACGAAGAGGGCAACATCACCCTCGACAACGAGAAGACGCGCGAGGTGCTCGAGTTCTACAAGAAGCTCGTGGAGGCCAGCCCGGAGGGGAACCTCTACTGGCAGCAGTCGCGCGAGCTGTACCTGGCGGGCCGGGCCGCGATGATCGTTTGGTCGCCATTTATTCTGGACGAGCTCGCGGGGCTGCGGGATGCCGTGCCGGTGACCGCGTTTGACGACCCCACGAGCCCCGAGCTCGCCAAACGCACCGGCGTGATCGGTAAGATCGCCGGGCCTTCGAACCCCGAGGGGGCCGGTTGGGCGAGCGTCACCTACCTCAGCATCACCGTGGATGCCGACACGGAAGCCGCGCAGCGGTGGGTCGAGTACCTCCTGAGCGAGGGATACCTCGACTGGCTCTCCTTCGCGCCTGAGGGCTTCTTCCCGGTGCGGCGCGGCACGCCGGACGACCCCACCCGCTTCGTGGAGGCCTGGGCCGACCTCCCGGTTGGTGTGGACCGCAAAGCTCCCCTCTCCCAGTTCTACCCGCCCGAGGTGATCCAAACCATCGTCGAGGGGCTGGACCAAGGCAAGCGCTGGGCCTTCTCGAAGGGGCGCGGCGAGCTGATCGGCAAACTCTACGGTACCCGCGTGATGGCCGAGCTGGTGCGGCGCTACGTGGACGGCGAGCTCTCCTTGGATGAAACGGTCCAGCAGCTCCAGCAGCGGATCAGCTTCCTGAAGTAA
- a CDS encoding carbohydrate ABC transporter permease, producing MRGNSLSAREARLAFWMLAPTFLIVFAIVIFPVLANLWIAFKPVTLGDLRPPTPVVRERIRASPEAPGDVLRVRYQMRNSSQRIPIENVVLEDVLPEGLEPLRLDERCRVEGRTLRCFLGTWSPGHRENLELEFTATEVYFAQGAPRPTESRPAIQGRAPNILTNLEFTLENFRRVLSGPEFWPAFWTTIVYTLFGTVGSILLGLFAAQLLNTRFMGKGMLRGLFLFPYVAPIIAVAFTWAFLLDPLSGTVNALGVRFGLLEAPINFLGQRSIELSVLGVTFTLPLALSMVILFEAWRYFPFAFLFILARLQAIPQDMYEAADVDGASPFQKFWYITLPQLVGILSTLFLLRFIWTFNKFDDIFLLTGGAAGTKTLTIRVYDEAFARADIGAGAAVAVVLFLILAGFMVVYFRYAPEGE from the coding sequence ATGCGAGGGAACAGCCTTTCGGCCCGCGAAGCGCGCCTCGCCTTTTGGATGCTGGCGCCCACCTTCCTCATCGTTTTCGCGATCGTGATCTTCCCGGTGCTGGCGAACCTGTGGATCGCCTTCAAGCCCGTCACGCTCGGGGACCTACGCCCCCCCACCCCTGTGGTGCGCGAACGCATCCGCGCAAGCCCCGAAGCGCCCGGCGACGTCCTCCGAGTCCGTTACCAGATGCGAAACTCCAGCCAGCGCATCCCCATCGAGAATGTCGTCCTCGAGGACGTCCTGCCCGAGGGCCTCGAGCCCCTTCGGCTCGACGAGCGCTGCCGGGTGGAAGGCCGGACCTTGCGTTGCTTCCTCGGAACGTGGTCGCCGGGGCACCGGGAGAACCTGGAGCTCGAGTTCACCGCGACCGAGGTGTACTTCGCGCAAGGCGCGCCGCGCCCGACGGAGAGCCGGCCGGCGATCCAAGGACGCGCCCCGAACATCCTCACGAACCTCGAGTTCACCCTGGAGAACTTCCGCCGCGTGCTCAGCGGCCCGGAGTTCTGGCCTGCGTTCTGGACCACGATCGTGTACACGCTTTTTGGTACGGTCGGCTCGATCCTGTTGGGGCTGTTCGCTGCGCAGTTGCTCAACACCCGTTTCATGGGCAAGGGGATGCTGCGGGGGCTGTTCTTGTTCCCTTACGTTGCGCCGATCATCGCCGTGGCCTTCACCTGGGCGTTTCTGCTCGACCCTTTGTCCGGGACGGTGAACGCGCTCGGTGTCCGCTTCGGGCTTTTGGAGGCCCCGATCAACTTCCTGGGGCAGCGCAGCATTGAGCTGAGCGTGCTGGGCGTTACGTTCACCCTGCCGCTTGCGCTTTCGATGGTGATTTTGTTCGAGGCGTGGCGGTACTTTCCCTTCGCCTTCCTCTTCATCCTGGCTCGGCTGCAGGCGATCCCCCAGGACATGTACGAGGCGGCGGACGTGGACGGCGCGAGCCCCTTCCAGAAGTTCTGGTACATCACGCTGCCTCAGCTCGTGGGGATCCTCTCCACCCTCTTCCTCCTTAGGTTCATCTGGACCTTTAACAAGTTCGATGACATCTTCCTCTTGACCGGAGGGGCTGCGGGAACCAAGACGCTCACGATCCGGGTATACGACGAAGCCTTCGCCCGCGCGGATATCGGGGCGGGCGCGGCCGTGGCTGTGGTGCTCTTTCTGATCCTGGCAGGGTTTATGGTGGTGTACTTCCGTTACGCTCCGGAGGGGGAATGA
- a CDS encoding carbohydrate ABC transporter permease, whose product MMQRGVSIFGWVAGGVVGALSGGMVVALWALSATILSGHPTVIPLGAALWSGAIVGLVVGAFRRGRTTPAAVALGVGGLMGFAWWALNSGRPIGLERPDLFWGFFGSLASFALVGHLTRYALRDLDLSQPRRDTVEHLLLRLLRAVGFVFFGTTVTFPFYFMLASSLKSRAEMLLDPTNLSIQFSKGLPELLEGYVEVLYTFNFWRYILNSTFVASVTVVVTLVLGVLGAYAVTRLRFPGKELMSRSILLIYMFPAIVLVVPLYAVFTQLGLRDTLPGLLIVYPATTLPVALYMLRSYFQTLPAELEEAGLIDGCSRIEVIWRITLPLSVPALASVGLYVFMIAWNEFLFAFMFLDTPELFTLSRGMVALNTQEVPRQFLMAGAVIVTVPVMVLFFWFERYLIGGLTAGGVKG is encoded by the coding sequence ATGATGCAGCGCGGAGTTTCGATCTTCGGTTGGGTTGCGGGCGGCGTGGTCGGCGCGCTTTCCGGCGGAATGGTGGTGGCCCTGTGGGCGTTGTCCGCTACGATCCTTTCCGGGCACCCAACCGTGATCCCCCTAGGAGCGGCCTTGTGGAGCGGCGCGATCGTAGGGCTGGTGGTGGGGGCGTTCCGGCGTGGGAGGACCACCCCCGCTGCCGTAGCGCTCGGGGTGGGAGGATTGATGGGCTTCGCCTGGTGGGCCTTAAACAGCGGGCGGCCAATCGGGCTGGAGCGGCCGGACCTCTTCTGGGGGTTTTTCGGAAGCCTCGCGAGCTTCGCTCTGGTGGGGCACCTCACGCGCTACGCCCTGCGCGACCTGGACCTCAGCCAGCCCCGGCGCGATACCGTAGAGCACCTCCTCCTCCGACTGCTGCGCGCGGTGGGGTTCGTCTTCTTCGGCACGACGGTGACCTTCCCCTTCTACTTCATGCTGGCCTCGAGCCTCAAGTCGCGCGCGGAGATGCTCTTGGACCCCACCAACCTCAGCATCCAGTTCTCCAAGGGCCTACCCGAACTCCTCGAGGGGTACGTGGAGGTCCTCTACACCTTTAACTTCTGGCGGTACATCCTGAACTCCACCTTCGTCGCGAGCGTCACGGTAGTGGTGACGCTTGTGCTGGGGGTGCTCGGGGCGTACGCCGTGACGCGCCTGCGCTTCCCGGGCAAGGAGCTCATGTCCCGCTCCATCCTCCTGATCTACATGTTCCCCGCGATCGTGCTCGTGGTGCCGTTGTACGCGGTGTTCACCCAGCTCGGCCTGCGGGACACGCTGCCTGGGCTGCTCATCGTCTACCCCGCGACCACGCTGCCGGTCGCTCTGTACATGCTCCGGAGCTACTTCCAGACCCTGCCCGCCGAGCTCGAGGAGGCCGGGTTGATCGACGGGTGCAGCCGCATCGAGGTGATCTGGCGAATCACGCTACCCCTTTCGGTCCCGGCGCTGGCCAGCGTGGGACTGTACGTCTTCATGATCGCCTGGAACGAGTTCCTCTTCGCCTTCATGTTCCTGGACACCCCCGAGCTCTTCACCCTCTCGCGCGGCATGGTGGCCCTCAACACGCAGGAGGTGCCGCGACAGTTCCTAATGGCCGGCGCGGTCATCGTCACGGTACCCGTCATGGTCCTCTTCTTCTGGTTCGAGCGGTACCTGATCGGCGGGCTGACGGCCGGTGGGGTGAAGGGATGA